One window from the genome of Cucumis melo cultivar AY chromosome 12, USDA_Cmelo_AY_1.0, whole genome shotgun sequence encodes:
- the LOC103500119 gene encoding uncharacterized protein LOC103500119 isoform X1, whose translation MLFQEMITPIGVAFAVGLLGWVYRSLKPSPSKICGSENGPPVTSPRVMLNDGRHLAYRVFGVPKEEAQYKIIMCHGFNSSKDMYLPASQEFMDELKICIVLYDRAGYGESDPYPARSVKSEAFDIQELADKLHLGTKFYVIGCSIGASGIWSCLKYIPQRLLGASLVVPFANFWWPSVPSALSRQAFRKLPQSYQRTFQIAHYTPWLYHWWITQKWFPTLGADGMFSDSDLEILKRLSGGLNHNPEKVAQQGEHESLNRDILTVLGEKWEFDPIIDVSNPFPDNNGSVHIWQGCEDRVVAFEFNRFIAEKLPWIQYHEVPDGGHLIIHDAEKFEAIIRALLAR comes from the exons ATG CTTTTCCAGGAAATGATTACACCAATAGGAGTAGCATTTGCAGTGGGTCTTCTTGGATGGGTTTATCGATCACTGAAACCTTCACCTTCAAAGATATGTGGATCAGAAAATGGCCCGCCAGTGACTTCACCTAGAGTAATGCTCAATGATGGGAGGCATTTGGCCTACAGAGTATTTGGAGTTCCAAAGGAAGAGGCTCAATACAAAATCATTATGTGCCATGGCTTCAATAGCTCCAAAGATATGTACTTACCTGCTTCTCAA gaaTTTATGGATGAACTCAAGATATGTATAGTATTATATGACAGAGCTGGTTATGGAGAGAGTGACCCGTATCCAGCGCGTTCGGTGAAGTCTGAAGCATTTGATATTCAAGAATTAGCAGACAAATTGCACCTTGGCACAAAATTTTATGTAATTGGATGTTCAATTGGAGCATCGGGTATTTGGAGCTGTCTGAAATACATTCCACAAAG ACTTTTAGGAGCGTCCCTAGTGGTTCCCTTTGCGAATTTCTGGTGGCCTTCAGTTCCTTCAGCTTTATCACGACAGGCTTTTAGGAAGCTTCCTCAATCTTACCAACGGACGTTTCAGATTGCACATTACACACCTTGGTTATACCACTGGTGGATTACTCAAAAATGGTTCCCAACATTGGGGGCTGATGGCATGTTCAGTGATTCAGATCTAGAGATATTAAAGAGACTGTCCGGAGGCTTAAACCATAACCCG GAAAAAGTGGCGCAACAAGGTGAACATGAATCGCTGAACCGAGACATACTGACTGTCTTGGGAGAAAAATGGGAGTTTGATCCCATCATCGACGTGAGCAATCCATTCCCTGACAACAATGGCTCTGTTCATATTTGGCAAGGTTGTGAAGATCGTGTCGTTGCTTTTGAGTTTAATCGTTTTATAGCAGAGAAACTTCCGTGGATTCAGTATCATGAAGTTCCTGATGGTGGGCATCTAATAATTCATGATGCTGAAAAATTTGAAGCTATAATAAGGGCACTTTTGGCCAGATGA
- the LOC103500119 gene encoding uncharacterized protein LOC103500119 isoform X2 — MITPIGVAFAVGLLGWVYRSLKPSPSKICGSENGPPVTSPRVMLNDGRHLAYRVFGVPKEEAQYKIIMCHGFNSSKDMYLPASQEFMDELKICIVLYDRAGYGESDPYPARSVKSEAFDIQELADKLHLGTKFYVIGCSIGASGIWSCLKYIPQRLLGASLVVPFANFWWPSVPSALSRQAFRKLPQSYQRTFQIAHYTPWLYHWWITQKWFPTLGADGMFSDSDLEILKRLSGGLNHNPEKVAQQGEHESLNRDILTVLGEKWEFDPIIDVSNPFPDNNGSVHIWQGCEDRVVAFEFNRFIAEKLPWIQYHEVPDGGHLIIHDAEKFEAIIRALLAR, encoded by the exons ATGATTACACCAATAGGAGTAGCATTTGCAGTGGGTCTTCTTGGATGGGTTTATCGATCACTGAAACCTTCACCTTCAAAGATATGTGGATCAGAAAATGGCCCGCCAGTGACTTCACCTAGAGTAATGCTCAATGATGGGAGGCATTTGGCCTACAGAGTATTTGGAGTTCCAAAGGAAGAGGCTCAATACAAAATCATTATGTGCCATGGCTTCAATAGCTCCAAAGATATGTACTTACCTGCTTCTCAA gaaTTTATGGATGAACTCAAGATATGTATAGTATTATATGACAGAGCTGGTTATGGAGAGAGTGACCCGTATCCAGCGCGTTCGGTGAAGTCTGAAGCATTTGATATTCAAGAATTAGCAGACAAATTGCACCTTGGCACAAAATTTTATGTAATTGGATGTTCAATTGGAGCATCGGGTATTTGGAGCTGTCTGAAATACATTCCACAAAG ACTTTTAGGAGCGTCCCTAGTGGTTCCCTTTGCGAATTTCTGGTGGCCTTCAGTTCCTTCAGCTTTATCACGACAGGCTTTTAGGAAGCTTCCTCAATCTTACCAACGGACGTTTCAGATTGCACATTACACACCTTGGTTATACCACTGGTGGATTACTCAAAAATGGTTCCCAACATTGGGGGCTGATGGCATGTTCAGTGATTCAGATCTAGAGATATTAAAGAGACTGTCCGGAGGCTTAAACCATAACCCG GAAAAAGTGGCGCAACAAGGTGAACATGAATCGCTGAACCGAGACATACTGACTGTCTTGGGAGAAAAATGGGAGTTTGATCCCATCATCGACGTGAGCAATCCATTCCCTGACAACAATGGCTCTGTTCATATTTGGCAAGGTTGTGAAGATCGTGTCGTTGCTTTTGAGTTTAATCGTTTTATAGCAGAGAAACTTCCGTGGATTCAGTATCATGAAGTTCCTGATGGTGGGCATCTAATAATTCATGATGCTGAAAAATTTGAAGCTATAATAAGGGCACTTTTGGCCAGATGA
- the LOC103500141 gene encoding uncharacterized protein LOC103500141 yields the protein MIFKAVVFTVVSLLGLVFQAAQLPPQNSRESVGLSVSSPRVRLRDGRFLAYRERGVSKNDSIYRIIVSHGFGSSKDMNVLATQELIDELGIYFLLFDRPGYGESDPNPNLTVKSEALDIEELADHLQIGSKFYVIGVSMGSYPIWGCLKYIPNRLAGAALIVPTVNYWWPSLPHSLISKDYRRQLVQWAVWLSHYAPGLLYWWITHKWIPSNAVLERNPIFFNDRDIDILKSIPGFPMFTQNKLRERGVFDTLRHDFMVAFGEWGFDPMHLNNPFPENGSSVHIWQGYEDRVVPFQLQRYVSRKLPWIQYHEVPDGGHLIVHYRGLFATILRALLLGEEFCSDPKPNLSNIVV from the exons ATGATTTTTAAGGCGGTGGTTTTTACTGTGGTGAGTCTTTTGGGACTGGTTTTTCAGGCCGCACAGCTGCCTCCACAAAACAGTCGGGAATCAGTGGGCTTGTCTGTTTCGTCCCCAAGAGTCAGACTCAGAGATGGAAGATTTTTGGCTTACAGGGAGAGAGGAGTGAGCAAAAATGATTCCATCTACAGGATCATTGTTTCCCATGGTTTCGGAAGTTCCAAGGATATGAATGTTCTGGCCACTCAG GAGCTAATAGATGAGTTGGGGatctattttcttctatttgaTCGACCCGGGTATGGAGAAAGTGATCCAAATCCAAACCTTACAGTAAAAAGTGAAGCATTGGACATTGAAGAACTTGCTGATCACTTGCAAATTGGTTCCAAGTTTTATGTGATTGGTGTCTCAATGGGATCATATCCCATTTGGGGTTGCCTTAAATACATACCAAACAG GCTAGCTGGTGCAGCACTGATTGTCCCAACTGTTAACTATTGGTGGCCTTCCCTTCCTCATAGTTTGATAAGCAAGGATTATAGAAGACAGCTTGTGCAATGGGCTGTCTGGCTTTCGCACTATGCCCCCGGATTGTTATATTGGTGGATCACTCATAAATGGATACCTTCCAATGCTGTCCTGGAAAGAAATCCCATCTTCTTCAACGATCGAGATATCGATATCTTGAAGTCGATTCCAGGATTCCCAATGTTCACACAG AATAAACTACGGGAAAGAGGTGTTTTCGACACACTTCGTCATGACTTCATGGTAGCGTTCGGCGAATGGGGGTTTGATCCTATGCATCTAAACAATCCTTTCCCTGAAAATGGAAGTTCAGTGCACATATGGCAGGGTTATGAAGACAGGGTAGTGCCCTTCCAACTTCAGAGATATGTTTCTCGGAAGCTGCCATGGATTCAGTATCATGAAGTTCCTGATGGGGGCCATTTGATTGTGCATTATAGAGGCTTGTTTGCCACCATATTAAGGGCTCTTCTGCTTGGAGAAGAATTTTGTTCTGATCCCAAGCCAAATTTGTCCAATATTGTTGTTTGA